Proteins co-encoded in one Pocillopora verrucosa isolate sample1 chromosome 1, ASM3666991v2, whole genome shotgun sequence genomic window:
- the LOC131771559 gene encoding uncharacterized protein — translation MYQVTNMLFMFILKMTVEIHIIAVFMTSLVIIFTTGAEASLWDEQRLIHDLFQNYSKFSRPVVNRNDQVVVTFRAKLKQIIDLKDNEQLLQVILYTYQEWTNPLLTWNASLYGGTEEINVDASMVWVPDIVLYNSAEFTFSGGTHKYKTDVVIYWNGSTIWLAPAMFITVCHLDVRYFPFDDQKCPMKFGSWTHDETRLDMRILTNASSDDIYTEHGEWQLLGLEQKRTSKFYDCCPKPYVDITYTIHVRRKPLFYTLYLIVPAIIITAMVLVGFYLPPESGERMQLGITVLLAMIVFLQLFSFSDEPLSPEKYQSQIRAGFSTNWFKTEKPMEKYSEQNIKDVHKRGFRNLRIRCRADLYSYDFSTVEFKRFLGSLTTVVDHCLKHDVIPIISWIHHHAEAYATEKDRVAYVGWWTAVARQLKDRDYRLSFNLFTELGIDTCKEEGKSCDKSLRRRTDKYNEWTKDVTKAIRGTGGNNAKRILILASPGKTAKDLPKIDPEIYKNDRYMMVEWHLYASGPNKEKDSQKYWSGDGKSGGQANVEEAISYATSFSNKTGLLTYLGAWMPHDNANGGITETEAIKFARFFVKELRKENIPWSLNVLDNYYDTKESKWRTETQVIKGQQLKMAKILNNIRKEMP, via the exons ATGTACCAGGTAACCAACATGTTATTCatgtttattttaaagatgACGGTAGAAATTCATATCATTGCTGTGTTCATGACATCCTTGGTCATCATATTTACAACGGGTG CAGAGGCCTCCTTATGGGACGAGCAGAGGCTAATTCACGACCTGTTTCAAAACTACAGCAAGTTCTCTCGTCCAGTGGTGAACAGAAATGATCAGGTTGTGGTCACATTCAGGGCGAAACTCAAGCAAATAATCGACTTG AAGGACAACGAACAACTTCTACAAGTCATTCTCTACACATATCAG GAATGGACTAACCCATTACTCACATGGAACGCCTCTCTTTACGGTGGAACGGAAGAAATCAACGTCGACGCCTCGATGGTTTGGGTGCCGGATATTGTGCTATACAATAG CGCAGAGTTTACGTTCTCTGGTGGAACTCACAAGTACAAAACGGATGTTGTCATATATTGGAACGGAAGCACAATTTGGCTTGCACCCGCGATGTTTATCACGGTCTGTCACCTCGACGTGCG atattttcctttcgaTGACCAGAAGTGCCCGATGAAATTTGGAAGCTGGACCCACGACGAAACACGTTTAGACATGCGCATTCTTACCAATGCCTCCAGTGACGACATCTACACGGAACATGGCGAGTGGCAGCTCTTAGGACTGGAGCAGAAAAG gaCCTCAAAGTTTTACGACTGCTGCCCAAAACCGTACGTGGACATAACATATACTATCCACGTCCGCCGAAAGCCCTTGTTCTATACACTGTACTTGATCGTTCCCGCCATAATAATCACAGCCATGGTGCTGGTGGGCTTCTACCTGCCTCCAGAGTCCGGAGAGAGGATGCAGCTTGGAATTACTGTCTTGTTGGCTATGATAGTGTTCCTTCAGCTC ttttctttttcagatgagCCACTTTCGCCTGAAAAGTATCAAAGTCAGATTCGGGCAGGGTTTTCCACAAACTGGTTTAAGACAGAGAAACCAATGGAAAAGTACTCTGAGCAGAACATCAAAGATGTCCACAAAAGAGGGTTTCGTAACTTACGAATTCGATGTAGAGCAGATCTGTACTCATACGACTTCTCCACCGTCGAATTCAAACGGTTTCTTGGCTCTCTGACGACCGTTGTCGACCATTGTCTGAAACACGATGTGATTCCAATTATCTCCTGGATACACCACCACGCAGAAGCCTACGCTACAGAGAAGGATCGTGTCGCCTATGTTGGTTGGTGGACAGCTGTGGCACGCCAGTTAAAGGACAGGGACTACAGACTGAGTTTTAATCTCTTCACAGAACTTGGAATTGACACTTGTAAAGAGGAAGGCAAAAGTTGTGACAAAAGTCTTCGCAGGAGAACAGACAAATACAACGAGTGGACAAAGGATGTAACAAAAGCGATTCGAGGTACGGGTGGAAATAACGCAAAGCGAATACTCATTCTTGCGTCACCAGGAAAAACTGCCAAGGACTTACCTAAAATCGAtccagaaatttacaaaaatgatCGATATATGATGGTTGAATGGCATCTTTATGCTTCAGGGCCAAACAAAGAGAAGGATTCCCAGAAGTATTGGAGTGGTGATGGTAAATCTGGAGGCCAAGCAAATGTCGAAGAAGCAATTAGCTACGCGACGAGTTTTTCGAACAAGACTGGTCTGCTGACCTATCTTGGTGCTTGGATGCCTCACGATAACGCAAACGGAGGCATAACAGAAACAGAAGCCATAAAATTTGCCCGTTTCTTTGTTAAGGAGCTGCGTAAAGAGAACATACCATGGTCCCTGAACGTTCTGGACAACTACTACGACACCAAGGAAAGCAAATGGCGGACAGAGACTCAAGTCATCAAAGGTCAGCAGTTAAAGATGGCCAAGATTTTGAACAATATTCGTAAAGAAATGCCATAA
- the LOC131771622 gene encoding endoglucanase A-like, producing MFGSLVLLPSAFLLFMVFITGETVMNVNNPISPKEYQAKIRAGFSTNWFKSKSPQKKYSEQNIIDVHEKGFRNLRLRCRADLYSYNYSAVNFTWFLGNLTTVVDYCLKHDVIPIISWIHHQAEACAMKEDFIAYVDLWTAVAKQLKDKDYRLSFNLFTELGKDTCKRNNKSSESLRKKTHKYNIWTRNVTKAIRKTGGNNAQRILILGSPGKTAKDLSKIDKKIYKNDSYMMAEWHIYASGPNKVLGSKKYWSDNGTSGGRNNVKTAIKQATDYTKKYDLLTYLGAWMPQDNENGSITESEAINFARFFVAELGKVNIPWSFNVLDRYYNTTNKTWLTGYQEIQKRKLNMSMILDNIRELMP from the exons ATGTTCGGATCATTGGTCCTGTTACCTTCAGCTTTCCTGCTGTTTATGGTTTTCATAACCGGGGAAACAG taatgaACGTGAATAATCCGATTTCTCCGAAAGAGTACCAAGCTAAGATTCGAGCAGGATTTTCCACAAATTGGTTCAAATCAAAGTCGCCACAGAAAAAGTACTCGGAACAGAACATCATAGACGTCCATGAGAAAGGCTTTCGTAACTTAAGGCTTCGATGCAGGGCAGATCTATATTCATACAACTACTCCGCTGTCAACTTCACATGGTTTCTTGGCAACCTGACGACTGTTGTCGACTATTGTCTGAAACACGATGTGATTCCAATCATCTCCTGGATTCACCATCAAGCAGAGGCCTGCGCCATGAAAGAAGACTTTATAGCTTACGTGGATTTGTGGACAGCGGTGGCAAAGCAGTTAAAAGACAAGGACTACAGACTGAGTTTTAATCTTTTTACAGAACTTGGAAAAGACACTTGTAAACGAAACAACAAAAGTAGCGAGAGTCTTCGCAAGAAAACCCACAAATACAACATCTGGACCAGGAATGTGACAAAAGCGATCCGTAAAACAGGTGGGAACAATGCTCAGCGTATACTGATTTTGGGATCCCCTGGAAAAACTGCTAAGGACTTATCTAAAATCGATAAAAAAATCTATAAAAATGATTCCTATATGATGGCTGAGTGGCATATTTATGCATCTGGTCCAAACAAAGTGCTCGGTTCCAAGAAGTACTGGAGCGACAATGGCACTTCTGGAGGCCGAAACAATGTCAAAACAGCAATTAAACAAGCAACAGATTACACGAAGAAATATGATTTGCTGACATACCTCGGTGCGTGGATGCCGCAAGATAACGAAAATGGTTCGATAACGGAGTCGGAAGCCATCAACTTCGCACGGTTCTTTGTTGCCGAGCTGGGCAAAGTCAACATACCATGGTCTTTTAACGTCCTGGATCGCTACTATAACACCACAAACAAGACATGGTTGACAGGGTACCAGGAGAtccaaaagagaaaattgaataTGTCCATGATTTTGGACAATATTCGTGAACTAATGCCATAA
- the LOC131771557 gene encoding LOW QUALITY PROTEIN: synapse differentiation-inducing gene protein 1-like (The sequence of the model RefSeq protein was modified relative to this genomic sequence to represent the inferred CDS: inserted 1 base in 1 codon) — protein sequence MQSGDKALEMEQVPAAVQMERHAPLREEPPKDYFKLAVVSVFFCPLIGALAVYMSHLTNSRYEEDDIKRANDASKDAXVSAFFAIFLGVGIIFFFIFIAAIVPEFA from the exons ATGCAGAGTGGAGATAAGGCCCTCGAAATGGAACAG GTACCTGCTGCTGTTCAGATGGAGCGT CATGCACCTCTCCGAGAGGAACCGCCGAAAGACTACTTCAAACTGGCTGTGGTGTCCGTATTCTTTTGTCCATTGATTGGTGCCCTGGCGGTTTACATGTCACATTTG actAATTCGCGATACGAAGAAGACGACATAAAAAGAGCAAATGATGCTTCTAAAGATG CGGTCTCAGCATTTTTTGCCATTTTCCTCGGAGTTGGCatcatcttctttttcattttcattgcaGCTATCGTGCCAGAATTCGCTTAG
- the LOC131771607 gene encoding endoglucanase A-like, whose protein sequence is MFGSLVLLPSAFLLFMVFITGETVVNVNNPISPKEYQAKIRAGFSTNWFKSKPPLKKYSEQNIIDVHEKGFSNLRLRCRADLYSYDFSTVEFKRFLGSLTTVVDDCLKHDVIPIISWIHHHAEAYATEKDRVAYVGWWTAVARQLKDKDYRLSFNLFTELGIDTCKEEGKSCDKSLRRRTDKYNEWTKNVTKAIRGTGGNNAKRILILGSPGKTAKDLPKIDSEIYKSDRYMMVEWHLYASGPNKEKDSQKYWSGDGKSGGQANVEEAISYATSFSNKTGLLTYLGAWMPHDNANGGITETEAIKFARFFVKELRKENIPWSLNVLDNYYDTKKSKWRTETQVIKGQQLKMAKILNNIRKEMP, encoded by the coding sequence taGTGAACGTGAATAATCCCATTTCTCCGAAAGAGTACCAAGCTAAGATTCGAGCAGGATTTTCCACAAATTGGTTCAAATCGAAGCCGCCACTGAAAAAGTACTCGGAACAGAACATCATAGACGTCCATGAGAAAGGCTTTAGTAACTTAAGGCTTCGATGCAGGGCAGATCTGTACTCATACGACTTCTCCACTGTCGAATTCAAACGGTTTCTTGGCTCTCTGACGACCGTTGTCGACGATTGTCTGAAACACGATGTGATTCCAATTATCTCCTGGATACACCACCACGCAGAAGCCTACGCTACAGAGAAGGATCGTGTCGCCTATGTTGGTTGGTGGACAGCTGTGGCACGCCAGTTAAAGGACAAGGACTACAGACTGAGTTTTAATCTCTTCACAGAACTTGGAATTGACACTTGTAAAGAGGAAGGCAAAAGTTGTGACAAAAGTCTTCGCAGGAGAACAGACAAATACAACGAGTGgacaaaaaatgtaacaaaagcGATTCGAGGTACGGGTGGAAATAACGCAAAGCGAATACTCATTCTTGGGTCACCAGGAAAAACTGCCAAGGACTTACCTAAAATCGATtcagaaatttacaaaagtgaTCGGTATATGATGGTTGAATGGCATCTTTATGCTTCAGGGCCAAACAAAGAGAAGGATTCCCAAAAGTATTGGAGTGGTGATGGTAAATCTGGAGGCCAAGCAAATGTCGAAGAAGCAATTAGCTACGCAACGAGTTTTTCGAACAAGACTGGTCTGCTGACCTATCTTGGTGCTTGGATGCCTCACGATAACGCAAACGGAGGCATAACAGAAACAGAAGCCATAAAATTTGCCCGTTTCTTTGTTAAGGAGCTGCGTAAGGAGAACATACCGTGGTCCCTGAACGTTCTGGACAACTATTACGACACCAAGAAAAGCAAATGGCGGACAGAGACTCAAGTCATCAAAGGTCAGCAGTTAAAGATGGCCAAGATTTTGAACAATATTCGTAAAGAAATGCCATAA